One genomic window of Medicago truncatula cultivar Jemalong A17 chromosome 1, MtrunA17r5.0-ANR, whole genome shotgun sequence includes the following:
- the LOC25485243 gene encoding thiamine thiazole synthase, chloroplastic encodes MASMATASLATSLSSTPKSSFFNGRPIATRTSTIIKSTPQKITMSLTTPPYDINTFKFAPIKESIVSREMTRRYMTDMITYADTDVVIVGAGSAGLSCAYELSKNPNISIAIIEQSVSPGGGAWLGGQLFSAMVVRKPAHLFLDEIGVEYDEQEDYVVIKHAALFTSTIMSKLLAKPNVKLFNAVAAEDLIVKENRVAGVVTNWALVSMNHDTQSCMDPNVMEAKVVVSSCGHDGPFGATGVKRLKSIGMIDHVPGMKALDMNTAEDAIVRLTREVVPGMIVTGMEVAEIDGAPRMGPTFGAMMISGQKAAHLALKALGRNNAIDGTCESASEPELILASAESQDTVDA; translated from the exons atggCATCCATGGCCACTGCATCTCTCGCCACTTCCCTATCTTCAACTCCCAAATCCTCATTCTTCAATGGAAGACCAATTGCTACCCGCACCTCCACCATCATCAAATCCACCCCCCAAAAAATCACCATGTCACTAACCACACCCCCTTACGATATAAACACCTTCAAATTCGCACCCATCAAAGAATCCATCGTCTCTCGTGAAATGACCCGTCGTTACATGACAGACATGATCACCTACGCCGACACCGACGTCGTCATAGTCGGTGCCGGTTCCGCCGGTCTTTCCTGCGCTTACGAATTATCCAAAAACCCAAACATCAGTATTGCCATCATCGAACAATCCGTCAGCCCTGGTGGTGGTGCATGGCTCGGTGGCCAGCTCTTCTCCGCCATGGTTGTACGCAAACCAGCCCACCTCTTCCTCGACGAAATCGGTGTTGAATATGACGAACAAGAAGACTACGTTGTCATCAAACACGCTGCTCTATTCACTTCAACCATCATGAGCAAGCTTCTTGCAAAACCTAATGTAAAACTTTTCAATGCTGTTGCTGCTGAGGATTTGATTGTGAAGGAAAACAGAGTTGCTGGTGTTGTTACAAACTGGGCTTTGGTTTCGATGAACCATGATACACAATCTTGCATGGATCCTAATGTTATGGAAGCTAAGGTTGTTGTGAGTTCTTGTGGACATGATGGTCCTTTTGGTGCTACTGGTGTTAAGAGGTTGAAGAGTATTGGCATGATTGATCATGTTCCTGGAATGAAAGCACTTGATATGAATACTGCTGAAGATGCTATTGTTCGTCTTACAAGGGAAGTTGTTCCTGGTATGATTGTTACTGGTATGGAAGTTGCTGAAATTGATGGTGCCCCAAGAATG GGTCCAACATTTGGGGCAATGATGATATCAGGACAGAAAGCTGCACATTTGGCATTGAAGGCATTGGGGAGGAACAATGCAATTGATGGAACATGTGAATCTGCAAGTGAACCAGAGCTTATTTTGGCTTCTGCTGAATCACAGGACACTGTTGATGCTTAA
- the LOC25485245 gene encoding probable xyloglucan endotransglucosylase/hydrolase protein 8: MDGGSFSSFSILLFLAAIVAVYHHSAEAAMSKGSFEDNFSIMWSENHFTTSTDGQIWYLSLDNDTGCGFQTKQRYRFGWFSMKLKLVGGDSAGVVTAYYMCTENGAGPERDELDFEFLGNRTGQPYLIQTNVYKNGTGNREMRHMLWFDPTEDYHTYSILWNNHQIVFFVDRVPIRVFKNNDKPNNFFPNEKPMYLFSSVWNADDWATRGGLEKTNWKLAPFVSSYKDFSVDACQWEDPFPKCVSTTTKNWWDQYDAWHLSGDQKMDYAWVQRNLVIYDYCNDSERFPTLPEECSLSPWE; encoded by the exons ATGGATGGAGGgtccttttcttcattttccattCTTCTTTTCCTTGCAGCCATAGTAGCTGTTTATCATCATTCAGCAGAAGCAGCTATGTCTAAGGGATCATTTGAAGACAACTTCAGCATAATGTGGTCTGAAAACCATTTTACTACCTCTACAGATGGACAGATCTGGTATCTCTCCTTAGACAATGACACAG GATGTGggtttcaaacaaaacaaagataTAGATTTGGATGGTTCAGTATGAAGTTGAAACTAGTTGGAGGTGATTCTGCTGGTGTTGTGACAGCTTATTAT ATGTGTACAGAAAATGGTGCAGGGCCAGAAAGAGATGAGcttgattttgagtttttgggAAACAGAACAGGACAACCATACTTGATTCAAACAAATGTGTACAAGAATGGGACCGGTAATCGTGAGATGAGACATATGCTTTGGTTTGATCCCACTGAGGACTATCACACCTATTCTATTCTCTGGAATAATCACCAAATAGT GTTTTTTGTGGATAGAGTTCCAATAAGGGTGTTCAAGAACAAtgacaaaccaaacaatttCTTCCCAAATGAGAAACCAATGTACTTGTTTTCAAGTGTATGGAATGCAGATGATTGGGCTACAAGAGGTGGacttgaaaaaacaaattggAAATTAGCACCATTTGTGTCATCCTACAAAGACTTTAGTGTTGATGCTTGTCAATGGGAAGATCCATTTCCTAAATGTGTTTCAACCACAACAAAAAATTGGTGGGATCAATATGATGCTTGGCATCTTTCAGGTGATCAGAAAATGGATTATGCTTGGGTTCAACGAAACCTTGTCATCTATGACTATTGTAATGATTCTGAACGCTTTCCAACTTTGCCTGAGGAGTGCTCATTGAGTCCATGGGAGTAA
- the LOC112416527 gene encoding cysteine-rich PDZ-binding protein, protein MVCEKCQKKLSKVIVPDKWKEGASNTTEGGGRKINENKLLSKKNRWTPYGTTKCIICKQQVHQDGKYCHTCAYSKGVCAMCGKQVLDTKFYKQSNV, encoded by the exons ATGGTCTGCGAAAAGT GTCAGAAAAAATTATCGAAGGTGATAGTACCAGACAAATGGAAAGAAGGTGCAAGCAATACTACTGAAGGCGGTGGCCGCAAAATCAACGAGAACAAGCTCCTTTCCAAGAAGAACAG ATGGACCCCTTATGGAACTACTAAATGCATCATTTGCAAGCAGCAAGTGCACCAGGATGGCAAGTACTGTCACACCTGTGCTTACTCGAAAG GAGTTTGTGCGATGTGTGGCAAGCAAGTTCTGGACACCAAGTTTTATAAACAAAGCAATGTGTAG